A region from the Linepithema humile isolate Giens D197 chromosome 1, Lhum_UNIL_v1.0, whole genome shotgun sequence genome encodes:
- the LOC136997540 gene encoding uncharacterized protein — translation MNCWTVVHFIEEETVEAVPTSWVHGETCYWPPFIGSKLTHSINNCETPILSTWTLHKIRELGDGRTYDTLQKAKAKAVLAEETSDLTSDYDAKRIHKKKRFFDDNEDSLSSHNSHNSSFEDEISSNLKLPEPPNSTDIVKKDAQLNTQLSSIKSQESLKETSHMQHKATYGKKIVKESNEIQKSVKTYSPKSKLLRSNKESIPHCSRLSGMHYNSVGSQKTHAIENKVQENINKENNNINENKSTNEFAFQQQVLRQLHSINFRIQQVQQDMNLLMENRNKEDNKSIEEDNAIFNKFEFPLKTETEMHELEEYLTNKEHANQFVKELIEIGGLSHKSMTRRILQKLFSDNIAQTYSWVGFKGKKNFSILHVTSTILTAVKKIHATSLADIEKVIKLWLVKAKERQEKETKTLKKPRLTI, via the exons ATGAATTGTTGGACGGTAGTACATTTCATTGAAGAAGAAACGGTAGAGGCTGTTCCAACATCATGGGTACATGGTGAAACCTGTTATTGGCCACCATTTATTGGGTCAAAATTGACACATAGCATTAATAATTGCGAAACACCTATACTAAGTACTTGGACTCTCCATAAAATTAGAGAACTTGGTGATGGACGTACTTatg acaCTTTGCAAAAAGCGAAAGCAAAAGCCGTATTAGCAGAAGAAACGTCTGATTTAACATCTGATTATGATGCAAAGAGAATACACaagaagaaaagattttttgacgATAATGAAGACTCATTATCGTCACATAATTCACATAATAGCTCGTTTGAAGATGAAATATCATCTAATTTAAAACTACCAGAGCCACCAAACAGTACAG atatcgTCAAGAAAGATGCACAGTTAAACACACAGCTATCTTCAATAAAATCTCAAGAATCTCTAAAAGAAACTTCGCACATGCAACATAAAGCTACTTATGGCaagaaaatagtaaaagaaaGTAACGAAATACAAAAATCTGTCAAAACAT ATTCACCAAAAAGCAAACTCCTACGTTCAAATAAAGAATCAATTCCTCATTGCTCCCGTTTGAGCGGGATGCATTATAATTCTG ttggtTCTCAGAAAACACatgcaatagaaaataaagtgCAAGAGAATATAAacaaagagaataataatattaatgaaaataaaagtactaATG agtTTGCTTTCCAACAACAAGTGTTGCGACAGTTACATTCGATAAACTTCCGTATACAACAAGTGCAACAAGACATGAATCTTTTAatggaaaatagaaataaagaagACAATAAGTCAATAGAAGAAgataatgcaattttcaataaatttgaatttccaTTAAAAACTGAAACAGAAATGCACGAATTAGAGGAGTATTTAACGAATAAAGAGCATGCAAACCAATTC GTTAAAGAACTGATAGAAATAGGAGGACTGTCACACAAAAGTATGACACGaagaattttgcaaaaattattttcggatAATATCGCTCAAACATATAGTTGGGTTGgttttaaaggaaaaaaaaatttttcgatactTCATGTTACATCCACAATTTTAA ctgcagtaaaaaaaatacatgcaaCCTCACTTGCAGATAttgaaaaagtaattaaattatggtTAGTTAAAGCAAAAGAAAggcaagaaaaagaaaccaAGACTTTAAAGAAGCCAAGGCTGACTATTTAG